Proteins co-encoded in one Montipora capricornis isolate CH-2021 chromosome 12, ASM3666992v2, whole genome shotgun sequence genomic window:
- the LOC138027660 gene encoding uncharacterized protein: protein MYRASLARLSRSVLAFECWGLNQKTFVHHVCSSNVTPLSGFSRVLANRSFSKTSSREDNSVVNQSSKPSGRLEEVALSEVIFAMRNLPGLFEVYENFKDSCPMVQRNRVAILYCVTNIVQKFQAQKDILTSDGSLDGKRGLFLELLGEITNHISDSSDRDLALILWSTGKVGVDQGMIHDLALACEREILYRDVTSFDIAALNQVLTGLAFCNMKDSMLLSKIEKAILSGEIKLSDFSNLELVGSLMTFSKSRNVTSELFECYREAIYLRNMSSFEDYELSQLIFAFARKGVEAEKLFSFTKQEILQRGVTSFLCKNQFLIPWAFANSKSNRRYHKIFRLIDEEFVLHGVQGCASDFLSNLVWCFTKVGLYDSRVYDLVKDEVLVRGLNSFFGCTVHLLWSYARAKGSSYPDLSDKVASWFLSSDFKAVGNKDLCLYTWCFQKLGIRSETVYQAVEMELLQRRVSNLNFSQLNQLLSGFAFAKTGSREFLDYLEKAVLKLDFSALKTFQIVSLIRLLAEMDFRTSHLFDVAEKELIQRGKSQVALKEIKKQ from the coding sequence ATGTACAGAGCAAGCTTAGCACGACTGTCGAGAAGTGTTTTAGCCTTTGAATGCTGGGGACTGAATCAGAAAACTTTCGTGCACCATGTGTGTAGTTCCAATGTAACGCCCCTTTCAGGATTCTCAAGAGTGTTGGCAAATCGGTCTTTCTCCAAAACGTCATCTCGTGAAGACAACAGTGTTGTCAATCAATCATCAAAACCTTCTGGTCGCTTGGAAGAAGTTGCTCTAAGTGAAGTTATTTTTGCTATGCGAAATTTGCCTGGCCTGTTTGAAGTTTATGAAAATTTCAAAGACTCCTGTCCCATGGTTCAAAGAAACAGAGTTGCCATCCTTTATTGTGTTACCAACATTGTGCAGAAATTTCAGGCACAGAAGGATATCTTGACTTCAGATGGGAGCCTAGACGGAAAAAGGGGTCTGTTTTTGGAATTGTTGGGTGAGATAACAAATCACATTTCTGATAGCAGTGACAGAGACCTTGCACTTATTTTGTGGTCAACAGGCAAGGTTGGAGTAGATCAGGGTATGATCCATGATTTGGCTCTAGCTTGTGAAAGAGAAATTCTGTATAGGGATGTTACGTCCTTTGACATTGCAGCACTAAATCAGGTTTTGACAGGACTTGCTTTTTGTAATATGAAAGATAGTATGCTTTTGTCGAAGATAGAGAAGGCAATTTTAAGTGGGGAGATAAAGTTATCTGATTTCAGCAATCTGGAACTTGTGGGAAGTCTCATGACTTTTTCAAAGTCAAGGAATGTGACCTCAGAATTATTTGAGTGTTACCGTGAGGCTATTTATTTGCGGAACATGTCATCTTTTGAGGATTATGAACTTTCTCAGTTGATTTTTGCATTTGCCAGGAAAGGCGTTGAGGCTGAGAAACTTTTTTCCTTTACCAAGCAAGAAATCTTACAAAGGGGAGTAACAAGCTTCCTTTGTAAGAACCAATTTTTAATACCATGGGCATTTGCCAACTCCAAGTCCAACAGAAGGTATCACAAAATTTTTAGACTAATCGATGAAGAGTTTGTTCTGCATGGTGTACAGGGATGCGCAAGtgattttctttcaaacttagTTTGGTGTTTTACAAAAGTTGGATTGTATGATTCCAGGGTCTATGATTTGGTCAAAGATGAAGTTTTAGTCCGTGGCTTGAACTCTTTTTTTGGGTGTACTGTTCATCTTCTGTGGTCCTATGCACGAGCTAAGGGAAGCTCTTATCCTGACCTCAGCGACAAAGTTGCCTCATGGTTTTTATCCTCTGACTTTAAAGCAGTTGGGAATAAAGATTTGTGTTTGTACACTTGGTGTTTCCAGAAACTTggaatcagaagtgaaacagtTTATCAAGCAGTGGAAATGGAGCTTCTTCAACGTAGGGTTTCTAATTTGAATTTTTCTCAGCTGAATCAGTTGCTTTCAGGATTTGCCTTTGCAAAGACAGGAAGCAGGGAATTTTTGGATTACTTGGAAAAAGCAGTTTTGAAATTGGACTTTTCAGCATTGAAAACCTTTCAGATTGTTAGCCTGATAAGGCTGCTTGCTGAAATGGACTTCAGAACATCTCACTTGTTTGATGTGGCAGAGAAAGAACTCATTCAACGAGGCAAATCACAAGTTGCTCTGAAGGAGATCAAAAAGCAGTGA